TTggtgtaggggaaagtggggcaagtgtaacaagctaaggaaatgatcgttgtaacccattaaaaacgttaaaaatctgtcggattatataataatcatcttattccggGTCTTGACTAAAACTTTTatagaacaagttttcaaaaaatcctgttttttaatgcaacaaaatgattttgaatttttttattttccgtatgttctactcaactagtggggcaagacgaacaacccgttggggcaagaggaacaatgcatgaaaaaatatgttaatttgctgacaattgaactgttatcactaagATACATCAGATgaggatgtatttgaaacgtttctttcatttttagattaaagaatattattttactaaaaatttgatcgtttttacgaaaaaaattgttacttagatgaaaaaaaggaaattttcataatatcactatattttgtatggacatttttttaaacaattgtttatcagttattaagtacgtttatgtatttacttcccaataaaatatgttgttgcagcaattcgtattttttttccatactaaaaatccttatggtacacttgccccacctgaataagatttttgaaaagctctcaacaaaaataacaaaaagttaaatcatacttaataataggtgcaagtcattggtagggacactactaatctaggaaaaatagcattttgataaaatgagccttaaaacgaaccctaagccttattttgttcactccaaatattataagaaaacaaaggtttttttttaaaaaaacttcattaaatcttatgcctgTGGCGTTTACgttgttttggcggttatgtggtagtagaaacagctaattgcattgctagcaacatttCCTCATActtgaaataatcaaaattgtaaaaattacggccgtacgagcgattgttcctcttgccccatatggtcgtcttgccccaccttcccctatagtcatgcctcggttttgcactgccctgGATTTGATTCgtacagctgcctcggttaagcacggaccagtgcttaactgaagcacagagcttatgggattttggctatatgggagacactggctatactgcccctgatcgtataaatgtcccatatgcattttcatcgatttcgagtttttgatgcagtttggttcaaaatcgtgtgctctttcaaaagagcctataacatccagtactttgttctaaaaatcaggaggaaatctagttttttcgcgaaaacttaacacgttgacttatgtatgggacaaactttaaatgcgtttttctcagcttgctgtttttgcatatgggacatttatgcgaacatgggcagtttaatcctttgaaaaatcttccaagcttaaaaaattatagtgtttcggaatcgggatgatgtcagctatccattgcagtTATAATTACATTAGAATTTTCGCAAAATACGTATATTTCCTGTTGGAGAGTCAGGTTGACTTCCACTGGACCAAATACGAACGATCATCAAAGACCGGGGGTCATTTATTGAGAGTTTAGGTAGACTGAGCGGAGAGAAGTTTCTCCCAGAACTTTCTCTCTAGCCGATGATAAAAACATCGCACTAGGTTCAGCGATCGCACAAAGTAGAAATCAACTCAAGTTGGAAAAAGGTCCCCAAAGGGGAAAGGTCACGGGGTGACCGTCGCGCCCGCGGCGCGGCGCTTGTAAATTATTGTACAGTCCTAGAAATAAACGTTCTTGTAAGAATTTGTGTAGTTTACGGTAATTCgcgtgttttattttattacggTGACCACGAAACCGTCACCCGGAAGCCCGGGGAGTCGTTCCCGCGGACTAATTGGACCTCCTCAaccagtgtgtgtgtgcgcagaTGGATCTGCGCCCAATCTACCATCGGTCTATGTTGGGACCTACCAACGGAACCACGGACCACTTATCGAAGGCAACCAGGTCCCCAACATAatggtccttcgaaccggataTTGCGGATGTTGGGGAACCACCGGAGGACACTGGTTGATGGATTTGGAAACGCGAATCGGTTCGTACTACCTGGACCTGGACTTCACGCCATTTTGCGCGCTGGATGGATAGCGCCATTTCAATTTGGCTGGGCTGGACAAAGGTCATTGTCCAGCAGAACCTTTCTTCACGAACTACAAATGGAGTGCACGGTGTGCACAGCGACCtggaaatcatcaacaaatcgCGAGCGAGCAGACTTCCAACTCACCATCAACGCGTCTCGCTCGCTGGATCtgggtacacaaaaaaaatgatgttcgtCTTGGCTGGAAGCTGACCACTCAAGCTGGTCTACGCTCGAGATGATGGAGTTTGGAACATCTTCTGGCTTCTGGACATACTACCGATTAGGAGGACACACCTGTTTCCAAAGgtaattatttataaacatcGGTATATGTCGGCCGAAGCCGAGCACAATCACTCGCTAACACCATCAAAATCTCTTCTTGAACCAAAACTGCGAGCCACACACCCGCTACACATCACATCATCGTCGGCATGGCTGGTTTCGGAGCAGAAACGCTCATCTTCTTGTGCACGGTTGCACTATCCCTGTCGCGAACATCCATCAACTTCAATTAACCATCGGTGGCCGGTGGCTGCAAGGATCGTCATCATCTGCTATCGGTGTGAGGAGGCGTGACGTAATCGGTCGTCATATCACCAACACGGACTCAACACGACGACGTCATCAACGATCGGCGAACGGTCGCCACGTGTCGTTGTCCAGGGTGAACACCATCACATCACCATCACCATCACGTCAGGATGACGTCAATAATCAGCTGTTGCAGAGGAGCAACCAGCACAACTTGGCTAATCCACCTTCCGGAGCtgcacttgtgacacgtcacgAGATTCGCCAACGTGTCTGTGGCAACACGTTCGGATACTTCATCAACGCAGCTTCAGAGGACATAACACGTACCGTTGGATCAAAACCTGATTTCCCAGGTAAATATATAAGAACGGTATATGTCGCCGAGGCTTGGACTCTACAGCGgaatattacataacatttttcTATTCCTTGCTGTGATACCACACCAACACCAACAACTCACATTCGGCGCTGAGTCATCGTGATCGTCAACCGACCACGCAGAACGTCGCTGGGACGATCGCTCACACTCGAGCTGGCGAAAACGGATGCTGCCTACTCACAACGTGACGTCATGGTGTCGTCACTGCAAGCGAGACGACGGCAGTACAAGCTGGGATCATCGTGGTGTCTCATTCCAACCACTACAGTTCAGCAAACAATCGGGGCCAGCAGCGGACAGCTGGCACAAGGCAAGACGAGCGACGGTTCGTTGGGAGAACAAAAGGAATTCACACCAACTCACACTTCTGGACGACCGACGATCGGGCGATCAGCTGTTACGGTCGTAGATGTGAGTCGTCATCGTCAGGGTTACTGATACCGGCACGTGATCAACTTTGATCTCCACGGAGCGAGATCTGATTCGGCATGCAACAACGGCGATCGGTTGGACGGTGTAACCGATCGGGAATCATCCGGGAACGACCATACACCATGAAGAGGCTGCACAACTTTAGGTTTCTTAAGGTAAACACACTCTAAAGTATATGTCCGCCGAAGCCGGACATCGGACGCTACACCCTAAAAACCATAATCCTCTTTCATGTTACTGCACGGTCAACCAATACATTGCTGGCACGCATACAACATTCCGGAGTTGACCACTGCCAACTGGTGGTAGTGGTGATAACGGTCATCTACACACACCGTTCGGGTCATCATCTCACGTGACGTCATCGGGACGTCGGCTAACGGTGTTGATTGAAGACGATGGTTATTAGGGTGGCGAGCAGGTGCAGCGTGTGGATGTCGCTTGCGCCGATACACGGTCCGCACCATTCAGGATTCGGGTGCAGTCGAGGACAGACAGCGGAGGTCTCAACCCAATTGTGCAGTCGGGGAAGCACTGCAAACTTCTGGAATTAATCATTCATAAACCCACACCTCAGCGCGGCGTCAACGGGACGTTGCCATGTGCGGCGTAATCTGGGTCGGCAGTTGGAACACAGCCGATCTCACAACGAATTCACGCTTTGGGGGTGTCGAGGATGCACACCTTGGGGAAGCTGAACGGAATCAAGGATGGCCGGCAGTTGGAACACTGCTGCCCATTCAAGGAGGACCACAATCTGCGAAGCGCCAAGGACGCGTgcttcggagtttcatcatttggaGGTTCAAAaaagggacaaataccctaccaACAAACTCGCATCGAATTTTGGAATCGACGGCAGGGTCGTCGGTTACTGTTGTATTGGACCAAAAGACAACAGTACGGTGTTTTGGTTTGCACACAACCACGCTGGCAGGGTCAGCGCATACTGCCACACGGAGTTGGCATTGGTTGCGTATGTCTGGTGTACTTCTACATCGACGTGCTACTGTAGCCACGGACGGCTTCGGGCAGCAGCACTCTACACGCGCTACTCTAGGCAGGGTCTAGGGGTCGGAGCGCAAAGAGGACCAATCGATCAGCTGTGATCATCGGTCGCAGTTGGTGGTGGTAAGGGACAAATGTGTTGCGGTTTTGGTCCGATAAGGAGATcgcaagcacatctacaaacaTCTTCAGCGATCACACACGATCGCACAAATCAGCTGGCACGTACTTGGACGTACGACTCGGTGGTGGAACACACATGGCATCGGGATTAGGCTGGTCATGGGGATCGGCTCGCAAGGTCTTCTGCGCACTCTTCAGGCAGTCAACGAACAGCTGATCAGCACCAACACACATCTACGCTGTGATCTTCGATGGTGGGTGAGGCACGATAGGCATCGTTTGCTCACGAAAACAACTTCTGACAAAATTTGGATGGACGATCTGATCGTCGGGTTAGGGTAAAAAGCGAATCATTGACCAAGCAAAGCTTACAAAATAGGAAGAATTTATGACTACAAACACTTTTAGGACACACAAGCTCATGTTTTGGTTGAGCTTAggacacaaacaacacaaactAGGACACATGTTTGTATCATTCCCTCCCACACTCTTGAGCTTCTTGTGATGCTTTAGGTTCAGAAATTCGGGGAATTTCAGGGTGGGTGAGAATGTTGGAGAGTCAGGTTGACTTCCACTGGACCAAATACGAACGATCATCAAAGACCGGGGGTCATTTATTGAGAGTTTAGGTAGACTGAGCGGAGAGAAGTTTCTCCCAGAACTTTCTCTCTAGCCGATGATAAAAACATCGCACTAGGTTCAGCGATCGCACAAAGTAGAAATCAACTCAAGTTGGAAAAAGGTCCCCAAAGGGGAAAGGTCACGGGGTGACCGTCGCGCCCGCGGCGCGGCGCTTGTAAATTATTGTACAGTCCTAGAAATAAACGTTCTTGTAAGAATTTGTGTAGTTTACGGTAATTCgcgtgttttattttattacggTGACCACGAAACCGTCACCCGGAAGCCCGGGGAGTCGTTCCCGCGGACTAATTGGACCTCCTCAaccagtgtgtgtgtgcgcagaTGGATCTGCGCCCAATCTACCATCGGTCTATGTTGGGACCTACCAACGGAACCACGGACCACTTATCGAAGGCAACCAGGTCCCCaacatttcctgtattttgaaaattcaatgtttctcgaaaaaatactcaaaattaatgttattgcaatatgggtatcaaatgatcggaatttttaaaacatttcgaaagaacattttttgaaagtactcaacatttcgcaaaactacgtatttttgaaaaagttctcaaaatgtcagtttttttacaatgtgggtatcaaatgatcgggttttttttttgtacatttcaaTAGTAATAtcacaattgtttgaaaatactaaaaatatcacaaaactaCTTAAATTCGAAATATACTCAAATCTACAAAATGGGGgacaaatgatcgggattttttcaaacatttcgaaaataacagcacattttttctaaatactcaaagttttcacaaaactacgttttttttgataacaatactcaaaatccagtttttgagtAGTGAGGTGCCTGtatggacgcgcagtcctgttttttcgtgttattttccgtctcttttgtgtcgctgttcgagtgcatggggtgattggctattataattaaataatggcatcagtagtgtggtgcctgtgtggacgcgcagtcctgtattttttttcgtgttattttccgtctcttttgtgtcgctatttgtgtacatggggtgattggatttcttcttcttcttttttcatttattttttgttcgcgcgttcgttggccgatgaattttatttttgttctctttatatagttttcaatagaaacgatccgatttttgttttttgagacaagcaagtcgtattgctggattaagtcctttccatatcatcgaggatcggaaggcacgtcgacggatatgttttaaggcttatgatataaaataattttaatgaatgaagcccttcctacatcaccgttgattggaaggcacgccgacggagaatttctggagaatcgcggtcgaattaatactatatttaaatccctagataggtatctttccgcagccggctgcctaagatttttaaaatttcaacccataaacaaattgctcatggtcgcatcacctaccacagtgaatcctgacctcatacccatcttactaacccctcaaaactcatgtgatactttgtcggagacgcagtcgatttggcggtcccatcactcaagtatcggctaacattcccatccacttccccgtgtcttaccactggtcgtggccggcgtcggtattgatcagcacgatagggacctttgaaaattgcgaaggggtgatgattggttcctacttttcatctgtggtccacggagcaatgtttgggggtcctggtcaataacgaagtagcagctacgggtagacaccaatgctatgctatggtGTAATACtcaaaatccagtttttacaatatgagtaacaaatgatcggattttttttcatatatttcgaaagtcatgagatttttttcaaactactaaataatttttggaataaattttcataaaactatgatttttgaaagatacttaaaatttcagtttttaacatttggtaaatttgagcattttcaagaatttttgtttttattttttaaatgtatgaaaaatcccgatcatttgataccaatattgtaaaatacagagttttttagattttttttcgaaaataattttgaaaattttcaaaatgtattaaaaatccCGATGATTTGActcatattataaaaaaaaacttgagtacttttcgaaaaaccgtAGTTTAGTGAAaactttgagtgttttcaaaaaaatgttattacttgcaaaacgtttgaaaaaattccgatcatttgataccaatattctaaaaacttaaattttgagtatttttagttGCTTGAGTTTAGAGTTGCTCGTGCAATCATAAATGTATATGTAAATATTaccttataaaaaataaaagatgatATTTCAAAACGTTACAGTTCTAGTTTCAATGATTAATATTGAAACTTTAGTGAGTAGACTGTTGTTCAGTTACAAAATTCAAGTTGTTTGTGTTTTCGCTTTCCTCATCTTACAGAGGAAAGGCTTTATCACtcagaaaatgaactttttaatcagAGCTCCTAggcctaccttcatttgtacatatcgactcagaatcaccagctgagaaaatgtatgtgtgtttggctgtatgtagacatgtgtaccaaatcaatgtcactggaataccTCGTCACatgctcaaccgattttggccggaatggttttaatcgatccgtcttaatgtcccctaagttgctatttaaattcatgcagttttgtcatgtatttaaaataatatgttaaaaaaactgtttcatattaaattaaaattatggtaaaaagggtggtttcttcatgaaaccctcacatgttataaatttttagaaagcatataaaaagaccttttaggtggagtaagaatgttcaagatctgacttacctatcttaaattacaagcgttttaaaaaatggtctgaattcacataacctcaactggtcgggttTGATAGCCACGAAAAAgacgtgtagagggatgccattttcctcaaaggccgtgtctgtataattttgacaaaaagtctgtaggtagtctgttttttactcctcacttatttttattaggacctcttaggtgctgcgaacattaggggagatccataaacatgtggacactttaggaggGTTGTAATCActttaaatgagaggaaggcatcaaccacctaaaggtggatttctGAAcgtttttgataaaagtttcaattttgaaaattttttattCACAAAATAGTATCTGTactatagtagtttatgcaaagaATTGCTAAATGAAGTATtgagtgcataatttgtaaagggagcgcgtggttgttaaaaaaatattcggagtgaaaagtgatttttttttgtgtgccttttgtcgtgTTTTTATGTGTGCTATTTCTTGCTAGCAATGATAATATCAGTCCttcctttatcatcgttgatcggagggcacgccgccggttgagtTTGTCGCAGTAATTGTATTCCAAAGTAACAGGGTGTGAATTGTGTTTCCTACTTCAGTCGATTGGGGGCGACCAGACCACGCTcttgccttactgaattatttgtgtcttgagcgtaattttcgttgagtaattgttgtttttttttgtgcttttgttaTCTTAatcaattgttttgtgattttttgtgaagcCCTTCCTTTAtaatcgttgatcggaaggcacggcgtcgggtaaattgtgtatatttttttcgaataaggttttattttttatggtgaaaaagccatttctatataatgatcgaaagacgcactgacattttggatcgtGGATcggagttaatagtggagcaaagtAATTTTGTGAGAGTGATTTTGTATGTTAACATTCCCATAgcttcgttgctcggaaggctcgccgacgggtctgttatgaaagtcctccccatagcatcgtagctcgggaggcatcgaaaagccaataccttatcctactaaccaaaaaaaaaagataatcacgtgatgcttgaaggagatgctgtggattcaacggtctcaagcggtatcaaccaGTAgttatatagcgaaaaactatgtgcttgatgagtctgcaactttaactatcggactaacattcctccctttcgttgaactgcaggcttcttgggagggcgccggtattgactaataaagtagggatcttcagaggttaaacagtgaacggatggttggctcccactgatcatttttgattcattgtttaacttcagctgatctgtcaataacggagtagcagctcattggcagttaaccatgctcatgctcacgaATTGCGAGTTTCATACAACACTTTTTCAACTCATGCTTTATTTTAAGTCCGCGAGTGACGTCAATTCATCAGCCTCTTTGACCCAGTATTATGTGATTATTGGAGGGTTTCTTGGCACAATATTGCAAGGCCCTTGACGTcgtttcgaaaatttcaactttatttttttgcacgaagttgtgaaaaattaaacttttcagcactcttatTTTGGGCGATAAAAAGCAAGCCAAATTAGGTAAGCGCAACAcgttggaaaaaatattatagggTCATTCCCAACGTTAGTCTCATGGTTTACTAAACCATCTCTAACTAACATACGGTGAGGATGTTGTGTTTGGATGCAAAAAGCGTCATCTCCATCATCGTCAGGGACATCGCACACATGTTACATTACATGCAtgtaactttatttttaaattaaattctacCACGACTCTTTTCTATGACTCTTCTATTTTTTAGCTCTGGATTACATGGCACACGTGCTAGTCATGCAAGGTTTGAAATTAAAGAGATCGCTAATCCTCACGAGATGAATGTTTgttttgctctctctctcttgagAAGGATCCCCACTAAGCCAAGGTTGCACTAGACGACACACACTTGTCAAGTGAAGTAGGTCAATTGCTGCAACACATGACTTTAAATGCATTGCTCTGGAAAACTGTGTAGCGgagtaaaaaaatctgcaaagtcATGTTTGAAAACTGAACAGTCACGGAATCGCTactgaaatttatttattaaagttCTTTTGCCTTCTGTGGGCAGTTAAATTCCTGTTAATTCCACTGTTTCGTTTTAATGGCGATTCAAcaccgaaaaataaaaaaaggaagctCTTCTCAAGTGGAGCCTTTCATCTCTTCATGATTGTACATTAAAAAGCTCAGTGCGCGCacaaacacgcacacacacacctccACACAAATGGAAGTATCCTTCATCCTTTATTTTCGCTCGTTTCCGCCTTAATGGAaatatcataattttgaaatgacGTCTCTCTTTTCTCCACTCTAGTGCTTTTTATGGTCagacattttcatttttcatttaccgCCGTGGTCCGCAAAAGGatggaggaaaaaaaagaagCGCGGGCCGCCATCTTCCGCAGGCAGAGCTTCTTTTCTGAAATTATGATTGCAATTACTGACTCTGTGTGCGGTGTGAGTGCCGCCAAGCCGCCGTGGCCCAGCTGTCAAAAGTGACGgctgaagagagagagagagagaaagaggctGGGTGTTAGGGAATGAGGTTGAGTGCTGTGTCTTGCGATTCTGGAGTGGACATTTTGTTTAGTGTTTTCTCATTAACGAagtgatcatttttatttttttctttgagtgTATAAtggattgcaaattttgattgtcattgaaaaaacggaaatatgCCTCCCAGAACGCCTtttttagtgcgtccatcccggaaattcctgggacaaaaatcccgggatttttccaaaatcgggaattcgcgaatcccgggattttttataatttgtctcgggaattcccgaaattgaaaaaaaaaaaacaaattttggtccggaaacatattttttgtacaAATACATAAATAGTTGAGTATaatagcattaaaatttgtattcggcatatatcagcaataatttggcttattagtgaaaattgttgaatttgaGTTTACAGATTCACAAAATTCCTAGtgctttaaatatgttttatttatccctctatatttttaaaagactggtTATTACATTAatgaatattaattttttacttacttacttttacttttattgGCGCTACACCATTAGCTTGGCCTGCTGCACGATTCTCCGCCAACAAGCTCGGTCCATGGCTGCATGTCTCCAATTTCGCGGTGCACCCACACTTTCTAGATCGCTCTCCACTTGGTCCACCCACCTCGCACGTTGCACCCCCCTACGTCTTGTTCCTACCGGTTCCGACACAAACACCAACTTCGCAGGATTGATCTTCTGGTTCCGTTGGCTCAATTGCTCGGTACGTTCCGGCATCCTTGCAACATGACCGGCCCACTGCAACCGTCCAGCCTTCGCGACCTTCCGGATGCTTGGTTCGTTGTAGAGTTGTGCAAGTTCGTGGTTCATTCTCCGCCGCCATCCGTCGTTCTCATATACGCCGCCAAAGATGGTCCTTAGCACTCGACGTTCGAAGACGCTTAGCGCTCGTAAGTCCTCTTCGAGCattgtccacgtctcgtgcccgtagaggacgaccggtcttatcagcgaCTTGTAGATGGAACACGTCGTATGTAGGGAGAATTTCCGGGACCTTAGGCTCTTGTGAAGACCGAAATAGGCACGACTTCCAgcgatgatgcgcctccgaatttccctGCTGCAGCTGTTGTCCGACGttaccaacgatccgaggtatacAAACTCCTCCACTACCTCGAATTCGTCCCCGTCGATTGTAACGCTTGGCCcaatgcgagccctaagggactcggttcctcctgccagcaggtactttgtcttcgccacattcacccTTAGCCCAACCTTctctgcttcccgcttcaagTCGGTGTACGCATCCGCAACCGCCTTGAACGTTCTGccaacaatgtccatgtcgtcggcgaAGCAGATGAACTGGTTGGACTTGCTGAAGATCGTGCCCCGCATATTGAAGCCCGCTCGTCTCATAACACCTTCTAGCACGACATTGAAACAAAGACAAGAGATCCCATCGCCTTGCCGAAGCCCCCCAAGTGAAGTAAACGAGTCCGATTCCGCACCCGATATCTTCACACAACACCTAGCCCCATCCATCGTCATCTTGAtcagtctgatcagcttcccgggaaaaccGTTCTCGTCCATAattttccatagctcttcgcgatcgactgagtcgtacgcggctttaaAGTCGATGAAAAGGTGGTGCGTGGGGACTtggtactcgcgacacttttggaggatttgtcgCACAGTGAAGATTTGGTCGGTTGTTGATCTCCCCATGACGAATCCGGCTTGATAACTTCCAACAAAACCTTCCGCTATTGGCGATAGGCGGCtgaagaggatctgggagaacactttgtaggccgcgttgaggatTGTGATGGCACGGTAGTTCTCACAATctaacttgtcccccttcttgtagatcgggcatattactccctctttccactcctccggtagctgttctgactCCCAGACCCTGACTATCAGTCGGTGCAGACAGGACGCCAGCTtctccgggcccatcttgatgagttcagcaccgataccatccttacccgctgctttgttgttcttcagcttcttgatggcatccttaacttccctcatcgtgggaACTGGCTCCTCTCCTTCTCCCGCTGTACCGATGAAGTCCTCTCTCCTGCCGCCTTGGACCCCTGCCTCTGCTTCTGCGCCATTCAGGTGTTcatcgaagtgctgcttccacctgtcaatcacctcacgctcgttcGTCAAGATAGCTCCATttttatcccggcacatttcgacTCGCGGCGTGAAGCCGTTTCGGGATCCGTTGAGCttcttgtagaacttgcgcGTTTCGTTTGAGCGATGCAGCTGCTCCATGTCCTCAAACTCCAACTCTTCCTGGTGGCGCACTTTTGCTCGGAAGAGCTGGTGCTGCTGCCTTCGCTTCTGTCCATACGCCTCCTCGTAATCACGGAGATTGTACTGCAGcattttaaacaaatgaaaaaaatatattaaactattcagactttagtcccggttttccccagttggccaaagcagaattaaaaaaaaaaacaaaaaatatatatttttatttcgttttaaggggttacatacatgtagaaaatgcaaaaaatcttattacagaaaatttattgaatccacttgaaagataatcaaattttttttctaaaatcttcaaaattttaaagaaaggagaagtcaaatcaacttaaaacaatctaaaacgtatttttctgcatttataatcatttCTAGCATGTTGCAAAAcatctgggcaggtgtaaaatgcatttttaaacacttagttcattcaaatgttgaaaccatggctcctaaattcaatgtttaaactttgttttttttttgcccccccccccccccccgtcgAAGGGGgggactttggtcagagtcgagggacataatcttcaaaaaatatttgcaacggccttatttaaaaataaacttttttcaatatcGGCCTTCGTCAGGCACACGGAACTAGTTTAACGAGTGTTCACCAAAAttatgagccgatttggtcaaagcagtgttgagatatcgtagca
This genomic stretch from Culex pipiens pallens isolate TS unplaced genomic scaffold, TS_CPP_V2 Cpp_Un0024, whole genome shotgun sequence harbors:
- the LOC120431820 gene encoding uncharacterized protein LOC120431820, with the translated sequence MLQYNLRDYEEAYGQKRRQQHQLFRAKVRHQEELEFEDMEQLHRSNETRKFYKKLNGSRNGFTPRVEMCRDKNGAILTNERECREYQVPTHHLFIDFKAAYDSVDREELWKIMDENGFPGKLIRLIKMTMDGARCCVKISGAESDSFTSLGGLRQGDGISCLCFNVVLEGVMRRAGFNMRGTIFSKSNQFICFADDMDIVGRTFKAVADAYTDLKREAEKVVEEFVYLGSLVTSDNSCSREIRRRIIAGSRAYFGLHKSLRSRKFSLHTTCSIYKSLIRPVVLYGHETWTMLEEDLRALSVFERRVLRTIFGGVYENDGWRRRMNHELAQLYNEPSIRKVAKAGRLQWAGHVARMPERTEQLSQRNQKINPAKLVFVSEP